Proteins encoded together in one Terriglobia bacterium window:
- a CDS encoding CPBP family intramembrane metalloprotease yields MLVLFIGFSGPISSALFLFFVPVKTDPSYINWRFTNSLLHEIGALALLFLLLRRQGRKLKDIGLAFHWLDAFKGLALFVVSWVAYYACSAIFQLGYYFWNQEYFQYRNTDAVFLGVSMVLMTGYSVAAPFFEEILVRGYLMTELIDLSWPVWLAALASVAFQTSYHLYYGLAGALIVGTGFAISAIYFAVWRRLWPVILSHLIWDVLATYRHFHH; encoded by the coding sequence GTGCTGGTGTTGTTCATCGGCTTCAGCGGGCCTATTTCATCTGCTTTGTTTCTCTTCTTCGTTCCAGTCAAGACAGATCCTTCCTACATAAACTGGCGCTTCACCAACAGCCTGCTTCACGAAATTGGCGCGCTGGCGCTCTTATTTCTTTTGCTGCGAAGGCAGGGAAGAAAATTAAAAGATATTGGCCTGGCTTTTCACTGGCTGGACGCATTCAAAGGGCTGGCCCTTTTCGTTGTGTCTTGGGTGGCGTACTACGCGTGCTCTGCGATCTTTCAGCTTGGCTACTATTTCTGGAACCAGGAGTACTTTCAGTATCGAAACACTGACGCCGTATTTTTGGGTGTTTCCATGGTCCTCATGACCGGGTACAGCGTGGCCGCGCCATTCTTTGAGGAAATCCTGGTACGTGGCTACTTGATGACAGAGTTGATCGACCTTTCCTGGCCAGTGTGGTTGGCCGCACTGGCTAGCGTTGCGTTTCAAACCAGCTATCACCTTTATTATGGTCTGGCAGGCGCGCTCATCGTGGGGACGGGATTCGCCATCTCGGCTATCTACTTCGCGGTGTGGCGGAGGTTATGGCCTGTGATTCTTAGTCACTTAATTTGGGATGTACTTGCGACTTATCGTCATTTTCATCATTGA
- a CDS encoding TatD family hydrolase, protein MYIDSHAHVEGSKFDQDRDAMLARAREAGLERILAIGSGTGPGTYDCGLKVAEQHDWIFASTGLHPHEAHVATDADYEEMTALAKHPKIIAWGEIGLDYFYDHSPREVQKEVFRRQMELARAAKLPIIIHCRPSNNSENAWDDTLDMLREDWAPSGLPGILHCFTGEWKHAQAALDIGFYISFAGNVSFPKAENIREAAKQVPLGRMLIETDSPYLAPAPHRGKRNEPAFVVNTAEAIAQLRGTTKEEIGERTAENFYTLFPRTR, encoded by the coding sequence TTGTACATTGATTCCCACGCCCATGTAGAGGGCAGCAAATTCGATCAAGATCGCGATGCGATGCTGGCGCGCGCGCGTGAGGCTGGACTTGAGCGGATTCTGGCCATCGGCAGCGGAACGGGGCCAGGGACGTATGACTGCGGCTTGAAAGTTGCCGAGCAGCATGACTGGATCTTCGCCAGCACCGGGCTGCATCCACATGAAGCCCACGTGGCTACCGACGCTGACTACGAAGAGATGACGGCGTTGGCAAAACATCCCAAGATCATTGCCTGGGGCGAGATTGGCCTGGACTATTTTTACGACCACTCGCCGCGCGAGGTGCAGAAGGAAGTCTTTCGCCGCCAGATGGAGCTCGCCCGCGCGGCCAAGCTGCCCATCATTATTCACTGCCGTCCCAGCAACAACAGCGAGAACGCCTGGGACGACACGCTGGACATGCTGCGCGAGGATTGGGCGCCCAGCGGGCTGCCGGGAATCCTGCATTGTTTCACCGGCGAATGGAAGCACGCGCAAGCAGCGCTGGATATAGGGTTCTACATCTCCTTCGCAGGCAACGTCAGCTTTCCCAAAGCGGAGAATATTCGCGAAGCCGCAAAACAAGTTCCGCTCGGCCGCATGTTAATCGAAACCGACTCGCCCTACCTGGCGCCGGCGCCGCATCGCGGCAAGCGGAATGAGCCGGCGTTTGTCGTGAACACCGCGGAAGCCATAGCGCAGTTGCGGGGCACGACAAAGGAAGAGATCGGCGAGAGAACGGCGGAGAATTTCTACACGTTGTTCCCAAGGACGAGATAG
- the metG gene encoding methionine--tRNA ligase, which produces MDKARKFYITTPIYYVNARPHIGHAYTTLVCDAVARRKRLLGYDTFFLTGTDEHGQKIERSATAAGTTPQAFTDEVSAAFRKLFDRMNITYSDFIRTTEPRHKQGAQELWKRLEKNGFIYKGTYTGQYCVSDEAYVDGAKPGDPCPDCGRITETVSEENYYFKLSAFADKLLKHFQDHPDFIRPETRRNEVIAFVKSGLRDLSISRSTFKWGIAVPGEPKHIVYVWLDALSNYITAIGFGSPEKAEQEKFANYWPADVQMIGKEIIRFHCVYWPAFLMAAGLPLPQTIIAHGWLLFEKSKMSKTRGNIVRAETVIDVLGNDALRYFLLREVVFGQDGSFSFDALIQRYNSDLANDLGNLSSRTLTMINRYFGGAVPYPSSLAAKKDSDAVIRNQAETAIIDFNVFFEDFQFSRALEAAWALVGSVNKYLVEEEPWALAEKEGEENKARLATVLYTAAEALRIVTALAHPVLPESTDKIWRQLGLGDITKFDLAEIKWGQLPLACKLGKIEPVFPRADKSAVERMQQMEQERSKPAPAVQTPAVQTEAQPASATAALSPAPAAGGTTPAAATATPKPAAALPDGKISIDDFLKVEMRVGLVKHAEKVKGADKLLRLEVDIGTEVRQVVAGIALAYDPEKLIGRKVVIVANLAPRKLRGLESNGMIVAASAGEEGLPVLASFLEDVPVGAKLK; this is translated from the coding sequence ATGGATAAGGCCCGTAAGTTCTACATCACCACACCCATTTACTACGTCAATGCGCGCCCGCACATTGGGCATGCGTACACCACGCTGGTGTGTGATGCCGTGGCCCGCCGCAAACGGCTTCTGGGCTATGACACTTTTTTCCTTACCGGCACGGACGAGCACGGGCAGAAGATTGAGCGCTCCGCCACGGCCGCCGGCACCACACCGCAAGCGTTCACCGACGAAGTCTCCGCGGCGTTCCGCAAACTCTTTGACCGGATGAACATCACCTACAGTGATTTCATTCGCACCACTGAGCCTCGGCACAAGCAGGGCGCGCAGGAATTGTGGAAGCGTCTGGAGAAAAACGGCTTCATCTACAAGGGCACGTACACCGGCCAGTACTGCGTCTCAGACGAAGCTTATGTGGACGGCGCCAAGCCGGGCGATCCTTGTCCGGACTGCGGACGAATCACCGAGACGGTGAGCGAAGAGAACTATTACTTCAAGCTTTCGGCCTTCGCCGACAAGCTGCTCAAGCATTTTCAGGACCATCCGGATTTCATCCGTCCGGAGACGCGGCGCAATGAGGTGATCGCGTTTGTGAAGAGCGGGCTGCGCGATCTCTCCATCAGCCGCAGCACGTTCAAGTGGGGCATCGCGGTGCCGGGCGAACCCAAGCATATCGTCTACGTGTGGCTGGACGCACTGAGCAATTACATCACGGCCATTGGATTCGGCTCGCCGGAGAAGGCGGAGCAAGAAAAATTCGCGAACTACTGGCCGGCCGACGTGCAGATGATCGGAAAAGAAATTATCCGCTTTCATTGCGTGTACTGGCCGGCGTTCCTCATGGCCGCTGGCCTGCCGCTACCCCAGACCATCATCGCGCACGGCTGGCTGCTGTTTGAAAAGAGCAAGATGTCCAAGACCCGCGGGAATATTGTCCGCGCGGAGACGGTGATTGATGTGCTGGGCAATGACGCGCTGCGTTATTTCCTGCTGCGGGAAGTTGTGTTCGGCCAGGATGGGTCGTTCAGTTTTGACGCGCTGATACAGCGCTACAACTCTGACCTGGCCAACGATCTGGGCAATCTTTCCAGCCGCACGCTGACCATGATCAACCGTTATTTCGGCGGCGCGGTGCCGTATCCTTCGTCGCTGGCGGCAAAGAAGGATTCTGACGCTGTCATTCGCAACCAGGCGGAGACGGCGATCATTGACTTCAACGTGTTCTTTGAAGATTTCCAGTTCTCGCGGGCGCTGGAAGCGGCGTGGGCGCTGGTGGGGTCGGTGAACAAATACCTGGTGGAAGAAGAGCCGTGGGCGTTGGCTGAAAAAGAGGGCGAGGAGAACAAGGCCCGGCTGGCGACCGTTCTTTACACCGCTGCTGAAGCGCTGCGCATTGTGACCGCCTTGGCGCATCCCGTCCTGCCGGAATCCACAGACAAGATATGGCGGCAGTTGGGGCTGGGCGACATAACCAAGTTCGACCTGGCGGAGATCAAGTGGGGCCAGCTTCCGCTGGCCTGCAAGCTGGGCAAGATTGAGCCGGTGTTTCCGCGTGCTGATAAATCCGCAGTCGAAAGGATGCAACAAATGGAACAAGAGCGCTCCAAACCAGCGCCCGCAGTTCAAACACCCGCAGTTCAAACGGAAGCCCAGCCGGCCAGTGCGACGGCAGCGCTGTCACCTGCGCCGGCTGCCGGCGGCACAACGCCAGCCGCCGCGACTGCTACGCCGAAGCCGGCCGCTGCCCTGCCCGACGGGAAAATCAGCATTGACGACTTCCTGAAAGTTGAAATGCGCGTAGGCCTGGTCAAGCACGCGGAAAAGGTAAAAGGCGCCGACAAGCTGCTGCGCCTGGAAGTGGACATAGGTACCGAAGTTCGCCAGGTGGTGGCGGGAATTGCCTTGGCCTACGATCCGGAGAAGTTGATCGGACGCAAAGTGGTGATCGTCGCCAACCTGGCGCCGCGCAAGCTGCGCGGACTGGAATCGAACGGAATGATCGTGGCGGCGTCCGCCGGTGAAGAAGGCCTGCCGGTGCTGGCCAGCTTTTTGGAAGATGTGCCGGTAGGGGCGAAGCTGAAATAG